The following proteins are co-located in the Marinomonas profundi genome:
- the folX gene encoding dihydroneopterin triphosphate 2'-epimerase, with the protein MIKPDAQIHIKNLRLRTYIGFNEAEKANKQDIVINAWIHYPAAKAYDTDDVDNAVNYRSICKDMIAHAENHRFLLLEKLTADLLELCMAPDNVTFAKVEVAKPHALRFADSVSLTLSATR; encoded by the coding sequence ATGATTAAGCCAGACGCACAGATCCACATCAAAAACTTACGTTTACGGACCTACATTGGGTTTAACGAAGCGGAAAAAGCCAACAAACAAGACATTGTTATCAATGCTTGGATACACTACCCCGCCGCTAAAGCGTATGATACGGATGATGTGGACAATGCCGTTAACTACCGATCAATTTGTAAAGACATGATAGCCCATGCAGAGAACCATCGCTTTTTGTTACTAGAAAAGCTTACCGCCGACCTACTTGAGCTTTGTATGGCGCCAGATAATGTCACCTTTGCTAAAGTGGAAGTCGCGAAACCCCATGCCCTGCGTTTTGCCGACTCTGTCTCCTTAACCCTGTCCGCTACTAGATAG
- a CDS encoding Na(+)-translocating NADH-quinone reductase subunit A — MYKITKGLNLPISGAPNQVIDKAANAKTVAVIGPDFHGMKPTMLVTEGDKVKKGQVIFTDKKTEGVKYTAPAAGTVIAINRGGKRVFQSLVIRVEGDESVAFSSYSGSELKSLERSKVVDNLVESGLWTALRTRPFSKVPEVASVPSSIFVTAIDTNPLAASPEVVLAEQAEAFADGLTVLTRLTEGKVFLCKAAGAKIPTISDVTVEEFSGIHPAGLAGTHIHFLDPVSDKKTVWSINYQDVVAIGKLFVTGELSVERVVALAGPQVKNPRLVRTQVGANLDDVTYGELAEGDNRVISGSVLSGRNAFGPFAFLGRYHSQVSVLLEGRERQIMHYLRAGTEKHSIMNVFLSKLTGKKSFDMTTTTNGSDRTMLPLGNFERLIPLDILPTQLLRALVVNDTEQAQKLGALELDEEDLALCTYSCSGKFEYGPILRDCLTLIEKEG; from the coding sequence ATGTATAAAATTACAAAAGGCCTAAATCTTCCGATTTCAGGCGCTCCCAATCAAGTGATTGATAAAGCTGCTAACGCAAAAACAGTGGCTGTTATTGGTCCTGACTTCCATGGTATGAAACCCACCATGCTAGTCACGGAAGGGGATAAAGTTAAAAAAGGTCAAGTGATCTTTACAGATAAAAAGACGGAAGGGGTTAAGTATACGGCGCCTGCTGCAGGCACCGTGATCGCCATCAACCGTGGTGGGAAACGTGTTTTTCAATCATTGGTTATTCGTGTTGAAGGCGATGAGTCAGTAGCCTTTTCTTCTTATTCTGGGTCTGAGTTAAAGTCTTTAGAACGCAGCAAAGTTGTGGACAATCTGGTTGAATCTGGATTATGGACAGCATTGCGCACGCGTCCCTTTTCGAAAGTACCTGAAGTCGCGTCAGTTCCAAGCTCTATTTTCGTGACGGCAATCGATACCAATCCGTTAGCGGCTTCGCCAGAAGTGGTGCTTGCTGAGCAAGCGGAAGCCTTTGCTGATGGTTTGACTGTGTTGACGCGTTTGACCGAAGGTAAGGTGTTTTTGTGTAAAGCTGCTGGCGCCAAAATCCCTACCATCTCTGATGTCACGGTTGAAGAGTTCTCTGGTATACATCCTGCCGGTTTAGCGGGCACGCACATACATTTCCTTGATCCAGTGAGTGACAAAAAGACGGTTTGGTCGATCAATTACCAAGACGTTGTTGCGATCGGCAAGCTTTTTGTAACAGGTGAACTGTCTGTCGAGCGTGTGGTTGCTTTGGCGGGACCTCAGGTTAAGAACCCTCGTTTAGTTCGTACGCAAGTCGGAGCAAACTTGGATGATGTGACCTATGGCGAATTGGCTGAGGGTGACAATCGCGTCATCTCAGGGTCGGTTTTATCGGGTCGCAATGCTTTTGGGCCGTTTGCTTTCTTAGGTCGCTACCACAGTCAAGTGTCTGTTTTGCTTGAAGGTCGTGAGCGTCAAATTATGCATTACCTGCGCGCGGGGACGGAAAAACACTCCATTATGAATGTGTTCTTGTCCAAGCTGACGGGTAAAAAGTCATTTGATATGACAACGACGACAAACGGTAGTGACCGTACTATGTTGCCGCTAGGAAACTTTGAGCGTCTTATTCCGCTTGATATTCTTCCAACTCAGTTGCTTCGCGCATTGGTTGTGAACGATACCGAGCAAGCTCAAAAACTGGGCGCGCTTGAGTTGGATGAAGAAGATTTGGCTTTATGTACTTACAGTTGTTCAGGTAAGTTCGAATATGGCCCGATCCTTCGTGATTGTCTCACTCTAATAGAGAAAGAGGGTTAA
- a CDS encoding NADH:ubiquinone reductase (Na(+)-transporting) subunit B: MGLRKVLDKMEPEFHSGGKYEKWYALYEAVDTIFYRPSSVTKNGSHVRDAVDMKRIMILVWMCTFPAMFFGMYNIGLQANTAMDVMGVTAADSWRHAVIGGLTNYDASSVLDNMIYGAMYFLPIYLVTFVVGGFWEVLFASVRKHEVNEGFFVTSILFALSLPATVPLWQVALGITFGVVLAKEVFGGTGKNFLNPALAGRAFLFFAYPASMSGDAVWTAVDGFSGATALSQLAVGGVSGLSVTWSDAFFGFVQGSMGETSTLAILIGGGALLVMRIAAWRIVAGVMLGMVLTSALFNMIGSDSNPMFATPWYWHLVLGGFAFGMMYMATDPVSASMTNHGKWFYGALIGIMVVLIRVVNPAYPEGMMLAILFVNLFAPFIDHFVVQANIKRRIARNG; encoded by the coding sequence ATGGGGCTTAGAAAAGTACTCGACAAAATGGAGCCTGAGTTTCATTCAGGTGGTAAATACGAAAAGTGGTATGCGCTCTATGAAGCCGTAGACACCATTTTTTATCGACCAAGTTCCGTCACCAAAAATGGCTCACACGTTCGCGATGCCGTGGACATGAAGCGTATTATGATTTTGGTGTGGATGTGCACATTTCCAGCCATGTTTTTTGGTATGTACAATATTGGTTTGCAAGCGAATACGGCAATGGATGTCATGGGCGTTACCGCGGCAGACTCTTGGCGTCATGCTGTTATTGGCGGTTTAACCAATTACGATGCTTCCAGCGTATTGGATAACATGATTTACGGCGCAATGTACTTTTTGCCGATTTATCTTGTGACTTTCGTGGTGGGTGGTTTTTGGGAAGTGTTGTTTGCTTCGGTGCGTAAGCATGAAGTGAACGAAGGCTTCTTTGTGACCTCTATCTTATTCGCTTTGTCATTGCCTGCAACTGTGCCTTTATGGCAGGTGGCCTTGGGTATTACCTTTGGTGTTGTACTGGCAAAAGAAGTCTTTGGTGGAACGGGTAAGAACTTCTTGAACCCTGCTTTGGCGGGTCGTGCCTTCCTATTCTTTGCGTACCCAGCGTCTATGTCTGGTGATGCAGTTTGGACTGCTGTAGATGGCTTTTCTGGTGCAACCGCGCTAAGTCAGCTTGCCGTGGGCGGTGTTTCGGGTTTGAGCGTTACATGGTCTGATGCTTTCTTTGGCTTCGTTCAAGGCTCAATGGGGGAAACCTCTACCTTGGCGATTCTTATCGGCGGTGGGGCATTGTTAGTGATGCGAATCGCAGCGTGGCGAATTGTCGCTGGTGTCATGCTGGGTATGGTGCTGACTTCTGCCTTGTTTAATATGATTGGTTCTGATTCGAATCCTATGTTTGCTACGCCGTGGTATTGGCACCTAGTTTTGGGTGGTTTTGCTTTTGGTATGATGTACATGGCAACAGACCCTGTTTCGGCGTCAATGACAAATCATGGTAAGTGGTTCTACGGTGCCTTGATTGGGATAATGGTTGTGTTAATTCGTGTTGTTAACCCTGCTTATCCAGAAGGTATGATGTTGGCGATTCTATTTGTGAATTTGTTTGCGCCATTTATTGACCACTTTGTTGTTCAGGCAAACATTAAACGGAGGATTGCACGCAATGGCTAG
- a CDS encoding Na(+)-translocating NADH-quinone reductase subunit C translates to MASSNDSIKKTIIVALALCLVCSIFVAAAAVGLKPIQKANKDLDRKRNILSAAGMLEPGKTVDEIFETVETRIVNLQTGKFATQDELQSAGINAATFDQQAAAKDPQLSVALSGDEDPAGIKRRSNFSAVYLVKSGDDIERIILPVHGYGLWSTMYGFMALQNDFNTVLGFGFYDQGETPGLGGEVDNPNWKAQWVDKKVYNEQGEAVIELAKSSVDSSDPKAMYKVDGLSGATLTSRGVTHLVQYWLGQEAFGPFLSQLRSEGVQ, encoded by the coding sequence ATGGCTAGCAGTAACGATAGTATTAAAAAGACCATCATAGTGGCTTTAGCTCTATGTTTGGTTTGTTCTATTTTTGTCGCCGCCGCCGCAGTGGGCCTTAAGCCTATTCAGAAAGCGAACAAAGATTTAGACCGTAAACGCAATATCTTATCGGCTGCGGGCATGCTTGAGCCGGGTAAAACGGTTGATGAAATCTTTGAAACGGTTGAAACTCGAATTGTTAATTTGCAAACGGGCAAGTTTGCGACGCAAGACGAGTTGCAGTCTGCGGGCATTAATGCCGCGACATTTGATCAACAGGCCGCTGCCAAAGATCCTCAGTTGTCGGTGGCACTGAGCGGTGATGAAGATCCTGCCGGTATTAAGCGTCGTTCAAACTTTTCGGCGGTGTATCTTGTGAAGTCTGGTGATGATATTGAACGTATTATTCTGCCAGTCCATGGTTATGGCTTATGGTCAACCATGTATGGCTTTATGGCTCTGCAAAATGACTTCAATACCGTGCTTGGCTTTGGTTTTTATGACCAAGGTGAAACACCTGGGTTAGGTGGTGAAGTAGACAACCCTAATTGGAAGGCACAGTGGGTAGATAAGAAAGTTTACAATGAGCAAGGCGAAGCGGTTATTGAGCTTGCCAAAAGCAGTGTAGACAGCTCTGATCCGAAGGCAATGTACAAGGTGGATGGTCTGTCTGGTGCAACATTGACCAGCCGTGGGGTAACTCATCTTGTTCAATACTGGTTGGGTCAAGAAGCTTTTGGGCCATTCTTGTCGCAGCTGCGTAGCGAAGGAGTTCAATAA
- a CDS encoding NADH:ubiquinone reductase (Na(+)-transporting) subunit D, translating to MSDMRKVLFGPILANNPIALQILGICSALAVTSSLSVSLVMAIALTSVTAFSNFFIAIIRNHIPNSIRIIVQMIIIASLVIVVDQILKAFAFEISKQLSVFVGLIITNCIVMGRAEAFAMKNGPVISFVDGIGNGLGYSAMLLVVGFFRELLGAGKLFGVEIFATVQNGGWYQPNGLMLLPPSAFFVIGLVIWVLRSYKKEQVEAPEFKIAANSRSQEAL from the coding sequence ATGTCTGATATGAGAAAAGTTCTTTTTGGGCCAATTCTTGCGAATAACCCGATTGCGCTGCAAATCTTGGGTATTTGCTCGGCCTTGGCCGTAACAAGTAGTTTGAGTGTTAGTTTGGTTATGGCGATTGCCTTGACCTCGGTAACGGCTTTTTCTAACTTTTTCATTGCGATTATTCGTAATCACATACCAAACAGCATTCGTATCATTGTGCAGATGATCATTATTGCTTCCTTGGTTATTGTGGTCGATCAAATTTTGAAGGCATTTGCTTTTGAAATTAGTAAGCAGCTTTCGGTGTTTGTTGGCCTGATTATCACCAACTGTATCGTAATGGGTCGTGCAGAAGCATTTGCCATGAAAAATGGCCCAGTGATCAGCTTTGTTGATGGTATCGGTAATGGCTTAGGCTACAGCGCAATGTTGCTGGTGGTTGGTTTTTTCCGCGAGCTGTTGGGCGCCGGTAAGCTGTTTGGTGTTGAGATCTTTGCTACCGTTCAAAATGGTGGCTGGTACCAGCCAAATGGTTTGATGTTGCTTCCACCGAGTGCGTTCTTTGTTATTGGCTTGGTGATTTGGGTCTTGCGTTCTTACAAAAAAGAACAAGTTGAAGCGCCCGAATTTAAAATTGCGGCAAATTCTCGTTCTCAGGAGGCACTATAA
- the nqrE gene encoding NADH:ubiquinone reductase (Na(+)-transporting) subunit E: MEHLISLFIKAVFVENMALAFFLGMCTFLALSKKVETAIGLGIAVVVILAITVPLNNLLYQNLLADGALEWAGLPGVDLSFLGLLSYIGVIAAVVQILEMTLDKYMPALYNALGVFLPLITVNCAIMGASLFMVERDYNFSESLVYGVGAGVGWALAIAALAGIREKLKYSDVPVGLRGLGITFITVGLMSLGFMSFSGVQL, from the coding sequence ATGGAACATTTAATCAGTCTGTTTATTAAAGCCGTTTTTGTTGAAAACATGGCGTTGGCTTTCTTCCTTGGCATGTGTACTTTTTTGGCTTTGTCCAAAAAAGTCGAAACGGCCATAGGTTTGGGGATTGCCGTTGTTGTTATCTTGGCCATTACGGTTCCGCTTAATAACTTGTTGTATCAAAACCTTTTGGCAGACGGCGCGCTTGAATGGGCCGGCTTACCGGGCGTAGATTTAAGCTTTCTAGGTCTATTGAGCTACATCGGTGTTATCGCTGCTGTGGTTCAGATATTGGAAATGACGTTAGATAAATATATGCCTGCTTTATACAACGCACTAGGCGTATTCCTACCGTTGATCACAGTGAACTGTGCCATCATGGGGGCTTCTTTGTTCATGGTGGAACGAGATTACAACTTTAGTGAAAGTCTTGTTTACGGTGTAGGTGCTGGTGTTGGTTGGGCGCTTGCTATCGCTGCGCTCGCTGGTATTCGTGAAAAACTTAAATATTCAGATGTTCCGGTAGGATTGCGTGGTCTTGGTATCACTTTTATCACTGTTGGGTTGATGAGTTTAGGTTTTATGTCATTTTCGGGTGTGCAGCTTTAA
- the nqrF gene encoding NADH:ubiquinone reductase (Na(+)-transporting) subunit F, translating to MVNLEIILGVVMFTAIVLVLVAIILAARARLVSTGDVTIRINGEKEVTAPAGGKLLQTLANSGVFLSSACGGGGTCAQCKCKVMSGGGSMLSTEQSHFTRRDEKEGYRLSCQVSVKQDMDVEVPEEVFGVKAWECTVESNPNLATFIKELTLKLPEGESVNFRAGGYVQLEAPAHTVHYKDFDIEEEYRGDWDKFNLWKFVSKVDETVIRAYSMANYPEERGVVKFNIRIASPPPGKDDLPPGQMSSYVFSLKPGDKIKVYGPFGEFFAKDTDAEMVFVGGGAGMAPMRSHIFDQLKRLNSKRKISFWYGARSVREAFYVEEYDKLQEENENFKWHLALSDPQPEDNWEGKTGFIHNVLYDSYLKDHPAPEDCEFYMCGPPMMNASVIKMLEDLGVEKENILLDDFGG from the coding sequence ATGGTCAACTTAGAAATTATTCTAGGTGTGGTGATGTTCACAGCTATCGTGCTGGTGCTAGTGGCAATTATCCTTGCTGCTCGTGCGCGCTTGGTAAGTACTGGTGACGTGACAATCCGCATCAATGGTGAAAAAGAAGTGACGGCGCCTGCAGGCGGTAAGTTACTTCAAACTTTGGCAAACAGTGGTGTTTTTCTATCCTCCGCGTGTGGTGGTGGTGGTACTTGTGCCCAGTGTAAATGTAAGGTGATGAGTGGTGGTGGCTCTATGTTATCCACGGAGCAATCTCATTTTACTCGCCGCGACGAGAAAGAAGGCTATCGCTTATCCTGTCAAGTTTCGGTGAAACAAGACATGGATGTAGAGGTGCCAGAAGAGGTTTTCGGTGTTAAAGCGTGGGAATGTACGGTTGAGTCTAACCCTAACCTCGCTACCTTCATCAAAGAATTGACGTTGAAATTGCCTGAAGGCGAAAGCGTCAACTTCCGTGCGGGTGGTTATGTGCAGTTAGAAGCGCCAGCGCATACTGTGCATTACAAAGACTTTGATATCGAAGAAGAATATCGTGGTGATTGGGATAAATTTAACCTTTGGAAGTTTGTTTCTAAGGTAGATGAAACCGTTATCCGTGCTTATTCGATGGCCAACTACCCTGAAGAAAGAGGCGTTGTTAAGTTTAATATTCGTATTGCTTCTCCGCCTCCAGGCAAAGATGACTTGCCGCCAGGTCAAATGTCTTCTTATGTGTTCAGCCTTAAGCCAGGCGATAAGATCAAAGTGTACGGTCCTTTTGGTGAGTTTTTTGCTAAAGATACCGATGCTGAGATGGTGTTTGTTGGTGGTGGTGCTGGTATGGCGCCAATGCGTTCGCATATCTTTGATCAGCTTAAACGTCTTAATTCTAAGCGTAAGATTTCCTTCTGGTACGGTGCTCGTAGCGTACGTGAAGCCTTCTACGTGGAAGAATACGATAAGCTTCAGGAAGAGAATGAAAACTTCAAATGGCATTTGGCGCTTTCTGATCCTCAGCCCGAAGATAACTGGGAAGGTAAGACTGGCTTTATCCATAATGTTCTTTACGACAGCTATCTAAAAGATCACCCGGCGCCGGAAGATTGTGAGTTCTATATGTGTGGACCTCCAATGATGAACGCGTCTGTGATTAAGATGTTAGAAGATCTAGGTGTCGAAAAAGAAAACATCTTGTTAGATGATTTCGGTGGCTAG
- a CDS encoding FAD:protein FMN transferase: MRKKILFSVCLLIIVAVFYRLSVFTPELVSFSGPTMGTTYTVKFYTTEDVKQSRDVKDDVDAALFRVNKLMSTYDPNSELSEFNKLAAGQSLTISEDMAYVIDKALLISDMTDGQYDVTVGPLVNIWGFGPGQREDKVPTQAVIEDAKSRVGYQHLTLDGRLLSKEKEIYVDLSSIAKGYGVDAVANVLKEKGIESYLVEVGGDIASKGMKPDDTPWRIAIESPAGGHNIAERIVSVTDIAMATSGDYRNYFEAGGVRYSHTISPLTGRPITHRLVSVTIIDQTATMADGLATAITVLGPELGYEFAQKNGIAAYLLVKTDFGFEERPSDAFKTYLK, encoded by the coding sequence ATGCGTAAAAAAATATTGTTCTCGGTTTGTCTGCTGATCATTGTTGCTGTTTTTTACCGACTTTCTGTGTTTACTCCAGAATTAGTGAGTTTCTCCGGCCCGACGATGGGCACTACCTATACAGTGAAATTTTACACGACTGAGGATGTGAAGCAGTCTCGGGATGTGAAGGACGACGTTGACGCGGCGTTGTTTAGAGTCAATAAGCTGATGTCAACATATGACCCTAATTCAGAACTGTCTGAATTTAATAAATTAGCCGCAGGGCAATCGCTAACGATAAGCGAAGATATGGCGTATGTAATCGACAAGGCTTTGCTAATAAGCGATATGACAGATGGTCAATATGATGTGACTGTCGGGCCTTTGGTCAATATTTGGGGGTTTGGCCCGGGACAGCGTGAAGATAAAGTGCCGACTCAGGCGGTGATTGAAGACGCAAAATCACGGGTTGGTTATCAACACTTAACACTCGATGGTCGCCTTTTAAGTAAAGAGAAAGAAATCTATGTGGATTTATCGTCCATTGCCAAAGGATATGGTGTGGATGCGGTGGCCAATGTGTTGAAAGAGAAAGGCATTGAGAGTTATTTGGTCGAGGTGGGCGGTGATATTGCATCTAAAGGGATGAAGCCTGATGATACGCCTTGGCGAATCGCAATAGAAAGCCCAGCGGGTGGACACAATATCGCGGAGCGAATTGTCTCTGTCACCGATATTGCGATGGCGACATCGGGTGATTATAGAAACTATTTTGAAGCGGGCGGGGTGCGTTACTCTCATACGATCAGCCCGCTGACTGGAAGACCGATAACCCACCGTTTGGTATCGGTTACTATCATAGATCAAACCGCTACTATGGCGGATGGGCTTGCTACGGCGATTACTGTACTTGGCCCCGAGCTAGGTTATGAATTCGCTCAGAAGAATGGTATCGCCGCGTATTTGCTGGTGAAAACCGATTTTGGTTTTGAAGAACGTCCGTCCGATGCGTTTAAAACCTATTTAAAGTAG
- the nqrM gene encoding (Na+)-NQR maturation NqrM, with translation MLTIVLAFILMLLLVAAMSVGVLMGRKPISGSCGGMSSLGMEVACDICGGDKGRCEKETKKNVAETRSEDTFYDASK, from the coding sequence ATGTTGACGATTGTTTTGGCATTTATCCTGATGCTGTTGTTGGTTGCGGCAATGTCGGTTGGTGTATTGATGGGAAGAAAGCCGATTTCTGGTTCATGCGGTGGTATGAGCTCTTTAGGTATGGAAGTGGCGTGCGATATTTGTGGTGGCGATAAAGGCAGATGTGAGAAAGAGACGAAGAAAAATGTCGCAGAAACACGCTCTGAAGACACGTTTTATGACGCAAGCAAATAA
- the sthA gene encoding Si-specific NAD(P)(+) transhydrogenase, with amino-acid sequence MTTRHYDVVVLGTGPAGEGAAMSAAKAGKKVAVVEASSQVGGSCTHLGTIPSKALRHAVKEIIAFNTNPMFRDIGEPRWFSFPKVLDRANKVIDQQVMGRTEYYARNKIDIYFGKGKFKDVNTIEVNTYEKGPELLVAKKVVIATGSRPYRPADIDFSHPRIYCSDTILSLSHTPRSLIIYGAGVIGCEYASIFCGLGVRVELINPAKKLLSFLDDEITDALSYHLRDGGVLIRHNETYDSVETTERGVVMHMASGKKIRADALLFCNGRSGNTDSLALQAIGLEANARGQLAVNDTYQTQVETVYAAGDVIGWPSLASAAYDQGRAAAANMFGLAGGEFISEVPTGIYTIPEISSVGKTEAELTAEKVPYEVGRAFFKNTARAQITGEAVGMLKILFHRESLELLGIHCFGDQASEIVHIGQAIMKQPGEQNTLKYFLNTTFNYPTMAEAYRVAALNGFNRVF; translated from the coding sequence ATGACAACAAGACATTATGATGTCGTGGTTCTGGGAACAGGCCCTGCCGGAGAAGGCGCGGCGATGAGCGCGGCGAAAGCAGGCAAAAAAGTAGCCGTTGTTGAGGCTAGCTCGCAAGTCGGTGGTAGTTGTACGCATTTAGGCACTATTCCATCAAAAGCATTACGTCATGCTGTTAAAGAAATCATTGCTTTTAATACCAACCCTATGTTCCGGGACATTGGTGAGCCTCGTTGGTTTTCTTTTCCAAAAGTACTAGACCGCGCCAATAAGGTTATCGACCAACAGGTAATGGGGCGAACGGAATATTATGCGCGTAATAAAATTGATATTTACTTTGGTAAAGGTAAGTTCAAGGATGTGAACACCATTGAAGTGAATACTTATGAGAAAGGTCCCGAGTTGTTGGTGGCGAAAAAAGTCGTCATAGCGACCGGTTCTCGTCCTTATCGTCCCGCCGATATCGATTTTTCTCATCCGCGAATTTATTGCTCCGACACCATTTTGAGTCTAAGCCATACTCCACGCTCTTTGATTATTTATGGCGCGGGTGTGATTGGTTGTGAATACGCGTCTATTTTCTGTGGCCTAGGAGTTCGGGTTGAGCTGATTAATCCAGCGAAAAAATTATTGAGCTTTTTGGACGACGAAATAACCGATGCCTTGAGTTATCATTTGCGTGATGGTGGTGTGCTTATTCGCCATAACGAAACTTATGACTCGGTTGAAACGACAGAGCGTGGTGTGGTGATGCACATGGCGTCTGGCAAAAAGATACGCGCTGACGCTTTGTTGTTCTGTAATGGCCGTTCCGGTAATACCGATAGTTTGGCTTTGCAAGCGATTGGCTTAGAAGCCAATGCTCGAGGTCAGTTAGCGGTGAATGATACCTACCAAACTCAGGTTGAAACTGTCTATGCTGCAGGTGATGTTATTGGTTGGCCGAGTTTGGCGAGTGCGGCCTATGATCAAGGTCGTGCTGCCGCGGCGAACATGTTTGGCTTGGCGGGTGGTGAGTTTATCAGTGAGGTGCCAACAGGCATTTATACCATTCCTGAAATAAGCTCCGTTGGCAAAACAGAAGCTGAATTAACGGCTGAAAAAGTGCCTTATGAAGTTGGGCGGGCTTTCTTTAAAAATACGGCGCGAGCTCAAATTACAGGCGAAGCGGTGGGGATGTTGAAAATCCTATTTCATCGTGAGTCATTGGAATTACTAGGCATTCACTGTTTTGGTGACCAAGCGTCGGAGATTGTGCACATTGGTCAAGCCATTATGAAGCAGCCAGGTGAGCAAAATACACTCAAGTATTTTCTCAATACGACGTTCAACTACCCGACTATGGCGGAAGCGTATCGAGTGGCGGCGCTGAATGGATTTAACCGAGTTTTCTGA
- a CDS encoding hypoxanthine-guanine phosphoribosyltransferase, which yields MTTINELNKILSEADCLVDEAKLNEALDKMAAQISADLADKLPLVLCVMNGGLVPTAALIERLDFPLELDYIHATRYGMETEGASLNWLSYPQTSLKDRHILVIDDIFDQGHTLEAIVNWLETQTASSVYTATVINKLHDRKTNMVPDYVGTDVVDRFLFGYGMDYKGFFRNLKGIYAIKGS from the coding sequence ATGACAACTATCAACGAACTAAACAAAATCCTAAGTGAAGCAGATTGCTTAGTCGACGAAGCAAAACTCAATGAAGCCCTCGATAAAATGGCCGCACAAATATCAGCCGACCTTGCGGACAAACTGCCACTCGTTTTATGCGTCATGAACGGCGGCCTAGTACCAACAGCGGCCTTAATAGAGCGCCTAGATTTTCCGTTAGAGCTTGATTATATACACGCCACACGCTACGGAATGGAAACAGAGGGCGCCTCCCTTAACTGGCTTAGCTACCCACAAACCAGCCTAAAAGACAGACACATCCTAGTGATTGATGACATTTTTGACCAAGGACACACCCTTGAAGCAATCGTCAATTGGCTTGAAACACAAACGGCGAGCAGTGTTTATACCGCAACCGTCATCAATAAATTACACGACCGTAAAACCAATATGGTGCCAGACTATGTTGGTACAGACGTTGTAGATCGCTTTCTATTTGGTTATGGCATGGACTACAAAGGCTTTTTTAGAAATCTAAAAGGCATTTACGCCATCAAAGGCAGCTAA
- a CDS encoding YihY family inner membrane protein has product MPERLLYLLLTLKRYGHLTIARYQNSNLSQRAAQLTLSSLLAAVPIITIIAGILSFTPALESMQNQLFQLLEQHLAPGSSDIILPYLIQFSAQTKNLPIAGLIALFLTALLLLNSFENSVQSIWEIKKPRKLRERLLTYWAILTLGPIIFAASLSLYGTLISMQLQNTEANNWLNNLLELGTITLYFLMLLTLNFLTPNADVSIKWASISALAGSLGLYILNTLFGSFAQFFAGYQVVYGAFAAIPIFLIWLQSSWLIVLASICLCATLHNIKNIAQDKNLASGQD; this is encoded by the coding sequence ATGCCAGAACGCCTTCTTTATCTACTACTCACGCTCAAACGTTATGGACACCTGACAATAGCACGCTACCAAAACAGCAACCTCTCCCAAAGAGCGGCACAACTCACTTTATCCAGTCTGCTTGCAGCGGTTCCTATCATCACCATTATCGCCGGTATACTCAGCTTTACCCCAGCCCTAGAAAGCATGCAAAATCAGTTATTTCAGCTTCTTGAGCAACATCTGGCGCCCGGTTCGAGCGACATCATTTTACCCTACTTAATACAGTTTTCAGCGCAAACCAAAAACCTTCCCATTGCAGGGCTGATCGCTTTATTTTTAACCGCCCTACTGTTATTAAACAGCTTTGAAAACAGCGTACAATCAATTTGGGAGATAAAAAAGCCACGCAAACTAAGAGAACGATTATTAACCTACTGGGCCATACTGACGTTAGGGCCTATTATTTTCGCCGCCTCTTTGAGCCTTTACGGCACACTCATCTCCATGCAATTACAGAATACAGAAGCCAACAACTGGCTTAACAACCTACTAGAACTCGGCACCATAACACTGTATTTCCTAATGCTTCTAACACTAAACTTTTTAACACCAAACGCTGATGTCTCGATAAAATGGGCATCAATATCCGCCTTGGCTGGCAGCCTAGGGCTTTACATTTTAAACACGCTATTTGGCTCTTTTGCACAATTCTTTGCGGGCTATCAAGTTGTTTATGGCGCATTTGCCGCCATCCCTATTTTTCTCATCTGGCTACAAAGTTCATGGCTGATTGTCTTGGCGTCTATTTGCTTATGCGCCACATTGCACAATATAAAAAATATCGCACAAGATAAAAACTTAGCATCTGGTCAAGATTAA